The Aspergillus oryzae RIB40 DNA, chromosome 5 genome segment GAATGATACCTTCAgttatataaaaaaaataccTGCTCCTGCAGAGCCCTACTTGGGTAAATGGGAACCACCCGCTATGGCCAACAGCCCGTTGATCATTCATCCTTTGTCTGGTGATCATGTCGCATCACTCGTCAAGTGCTGGCTTCCGGTGTACAGGCGATATTTTGGTAAGAAATAGGTGATATTAGTAAGCTTCGAGGTTTGTCGGATATATCCATATGCACATAATAAATATTTTCTATTAGTATATAAAATACTAATACCATACGGGCGGTATCAGTCTCCGGATACGGATCCTTTTCGGTTGTTATGACGAAGGACTAGAGGGGTGAGGAAATCTATCCAAGTGTTTCTGTTGAGTACTGAGTAAGACGGTCCCCCGTGACCGTAAGAATGATTCTCACAACCGTGAGTGTCATGTCGAACCCTTAAGTTTGCCGGGTGGATCGGCGGGTAGCCCCATGATTAGACCAGGGAGGGTTATACTTTGCTCATCCATTGTTGGTGGGGGAGGGTTGCCaggatggaggatgatggagattgCTCTGATGTCCACTAAGTGATCGATATGTAGAAATAGCTTGGACCTTTTCCAAATGGTGGGTCGATCAAATTGAAATATGTGATGGATGACAGACTGGAGATATAGCAGCATACAGcgtacatactgtacatactgtacatgaTAAACAAAATGAAACAGGTGAAGGTATGTCCGCATGACCGTACCATACACAAAACAGTTGTTGATATATATTGATCTACTCGAATAACAATGAATTATATAGTTGGACCAATGAGGAAAAATACTGGGAATTGATTTAACCATAACATAAAATTAATTCAATTATTGACATTCCTGATGGGAATAGAGATTCTCAGTCTGGAAATCTAAATGTTGTTGTGTATTGTCGGTGACGGGAACTGATAAAGGGAGATGAGCTCTCTTCATTTCCCGCCTTGTCATTTGCCCACTCCTTCACTTGGGACCCGTAATTGTCACTCATCACCCGTGCTCCCAAGCTAAGGTGCAGGACTAACAGTAACTAAACTCAACCTCACCGTCCGCCATCTCTTCCTAGCCCTCttcccaaccaccaccaccaaaccccccccttccctccttcttcttttattgTTCAAACCCCTCCATTCTGGGTAAGACCCGGGGGTCTTTTCTACACTAATCTCGAATTCGAACCGACAATAATATCAAGGAAAGGTCTCCTGCCTATCACGCGCTATTCTTTGTGCTCCCGCAAGCGTCAACTCCTATCGGGCTATATGCAGAGCCTCCCATCCGTCTCTTTGTCTCGTCCCCAATCGATTCCCATCGCGTCCCTCATTGCTCCGTTTCCCTGACCCTGTCTCTCGGTAGAGGCCAACAAAGAACCCATCGTTCGAGGTCCTTCTTGGGAACAGGATACTGCCCTGGGACGAAAGGAAGGTTGTCTTTCGCCGGTCGGACTGACAACGTTGGTTTCGTTTCCGTTCGCTTTTAGACTTGTCGCTTGTGGGGCCGGTGTCTGGTCTTGCGGGCCTGTAATATTAGAGGCATGAGTGGGATCGCGAGTGCGTGTTTATCCTGTCTCTCGACAGTTGACCGCTGGTGTCATATCACCGCCTGCCTCGGGCCTATCGGCGGTCGCTCGAGGGATGGAATTTATGAGACAACCTTAGCAGATAATGAGCGGGAAGCAGTTTCCGACTTGTTAGGCTACCTTGAAAATGTATGTTTGTTCGGTCACCGCCCGTCAATTTATGTATCCCTGTTTTGATCTCTTGGCGTGATTCTGATCCTAACTTAACCGACCCGATAGAGAGCCGAGACCGACTTCTTTAGAGGCGAACCGCTTAGCGCTTTAAGTACACTTGTATATTCCGATAATGTTGACCTTCAACGAAGTGCCAGTTTGACCTTTGCGGAAATCACGGAGAGAGGTGGGTGAATTTCGAGCTTCGTTGATCTTCGCACGGCTAACTCCCGCCTTTCATCTTAGACGTGCGCGAAGTCGATCGGGATACCCTCGAACCAATCCTTTTCCTGTTACAAAGCTCCGATATTGAGGTACAACGCGCGGCCAGTGCTGCTCTGGGAAACCTCGCTGTAAATGGTTGGTCTCACTTTAGGTGACGGCAACGGCAATGACTGACAGATATAGCGGATAACAAGGTATTGATTGTCGCCCTCGGAGGGCTGGCCCCTCTAATACGGCAGATGATGTCGCCCAATGTCGAAGTCCAATGCAATGCGGTTGGTTGCATCACAAATCTAGCTACGCATGAGGACAACAAGGCCAAGATAGCTCGGTCGGGTGCTCTGGGACCGTTGATTCGTCTGGCGAAATCCAAGGATATGCGTGTACAACGGAACGCGACGGGGGCCTTGCTAAACATGACACACTCTGGTGAGTAGACTATGTGGGAGCATGCGGTTggttcttcatcctcttctgACGGCGGTATAGATGATAACCGACAACAACTCGTCAACGCTGGCGCGATTCCCGTCTTGGTTCAACtactttcctcctccgaTGTTGATGTACAATACTATTGCACAACGGCTCTCAGCAATATTGCCGTCGATGCGTCAAACCGAAAGAGACTTGCCCAAACTGAATCGCGGTTGGTTCAGTCACTGGTTCATCTCATGGattcctccacccccaaagTCCAATGCCAGGCCGCGCTGGCTCTTCGCAACCTGGCTTCGGACGAGAAATACCAGCTCGAAATCGTTCGCGCCAAAGGTCTTCCGCCGCTCTTGCGCCTCTTGCAGTCCTCTTACCTTCCCCTCATACTCTCCGCCGTCGCATGCATCCGCAACATCTCTATTCACCCGCTGAACGAATCCCCCATCATCGATGCGGGCTTTCTGAAGCCACTGGTGGATCTGCTTGGCTCGACGGATAACGAAGAGATCCAGTGCCACGCTATTTCTACGCTCCGAAATCTGGCCGCCAGCTCGGACCGTAACAAGGAGCTTGTCCTCCAAGCGGGTGCGGTCCAGAAATGCAAGGACCTGGTCCTGAAGGTTCCCCTCAGCGTCCAGTCGGAGATGACTGCCGCCATCGCGGTTCTGGCCCTCAGCGATGAGCTCAAACCCCATCTTCTGAATCTCGGCGTTTTTGACGTTCTGATCCCTCTGACGGAGTCTGAAAGCATTGAAGTGCAAGGGAATAGTGCCGCGGCTTTGGGCAATCTTTCCTCCAAGGGTAAGTCATGAGCAGTTTTGGATGCGTTCCGCATTTGCTAATCCGACCCAGTCGGCGACTATTCGATATTTGTTCGAGATTGGGCGGATCCCAATGGAGGTATCCACGGCTATCTCAAGCGATTCCTCGCCAGCGGAGATCCTACCTTCCAGCACATTGCTATCTGGACCCTCCTTCAGCTGTTGGAGTCCGAAGATAAGAGACTGATCAGCTATATTGCCAAGTCCGATGACGTCGTGCATATGGTCAAGTCGATCTCCGACAAGAACATCGAgtcggacgaggaagatcaGGAAGATGGTGAGGGCGAGGTAATTGCGCTGGCACGACGATGCCTCGAATTTCTTGGTAACGGCCCCCGACAAACGCTTGTGGAAGCTTAATTGATCACAGCGCCGTCACTCCCTTTAATGATTTATCCTTAtcgtttcctttcccattcGTCTATAGTTGACCTTGTGTTTTACCCATTCACTTTACATTCTCCTAGGTGTTCAGCGGGCATTTGATTCAGTGTCACTTTCTTGCGTCAGCGAGCATCTGATGTGATAGGAATAATATCGGGATCCGTCCTGGTGGCCGTTCATCCCACGGCCTACTTTCTCAAGCTGTATGCTTACATTATTTGTATGTACTTTGATAAATGCTGTGGTTCTTAGACCAGTTCTGGTCCTCTATGTGATTGCATGATACCTGGATTTGTATGTTGCATTAACTACATCCATTGCTATGTTGAACTACCGTCACGTCTTGGTAATTCTCTAACGTTACTGGACCCACCGGGGAGGTGCTAAGCCCAAGATGCTGAAGTGGGTCGAACCCGGAAGGCTCAGTCGATCCTTATGGCAGATCCGACGGTTTCGGTGGGTCAAGAATATAACCACACTTGATACCATCTACTTCTCTCATTACCCGTACGAAACGAGAATGCTATAACCTCTGAGTGATAATTACAAGATATTGCAGTGTAGTCTCCTAATACCTTCTTTCTGCAACATGTATTGCTACAGATTCCGGACCCCGTGGTGTCTAAAATACATAGTAGGTAGTAGGACGGAATATCCATAAATAGGGAGACCAATAACTCCAGACAATCCCTGCATTACTCCTTCGTTTGCTAAGATCCGTATCGCGCTATGCTGTGTTCTCcatactatatatactcCGGGAGTCTGCAAGAATCTTTGCCCTATTATCCACCACCATGGTCTCATTCCACCTTCCATTAAGCACTGCAAGTTGATCTAGCATTTGCCAGAATGCGTCGAAGACAGTGGCCAACACAACACCCCACAGGAGACAGACTACTAATACTAGGATCATAGAGGGAAGATAGCTTCTTTATAGGATAGACGCCGTGTGTTTACTTTGTTCGAGTTTTGGTGAAACCCCCAATCTAGTAGGTAATACCCTATTCCACACTCATCGTACATTGAAAATACAACAAGGACAGGCGAATGAAGTCAAGTTGTCCGATTCAAATTTAGTTCAGTTTCCGTTCCATCAATTACATCTTGTGCTATTAATAGGGCAACATGTTGCACCTTGTAGAGCGATCCATGTAATGCTATATATTTACAGGCCAGAAAGATCTCAGTTGATTTGTAGCAGGCTACCCTTGTTAACAGAATGTATCTATGGTTCTAGGGAGGACATTGGTGTGAATTATAGGTATCCGGAATGCGAAGACCAAGGGCATGGAAGGTAGTTCTGTCTGTTGAGGATCTGGAACAAATATGGTGGCTTTTGGGGTTCTGATATGTGTTCAGTGAGATCTGTGAGTATAGAGCTGGGAATTAGAGATATATCAAGGGTAGGGTTGGCagtgatgtatatatatttggaGCGATAACCTGGGGGAGAAAAcgaaatgaaaaaaggaaaggagagagatagaTAGAGATAGatagagagagggaggaggggggggggggagagaagagcGAAATTAaaccaagggaaagaagcaaGATGAAGGTATCAATTTACAGGTATATGGAGTATAGTAAGCACAAAAAAGTACATAGATCAGAAGTGggatatacatacaaggcTGAATTTATATAGAGTGGGAGGGACATATAGTAACAATAGCAAAACGTACCGGTAACATACAAGGTCAGATCGCAGGAAGTACAGAAATGTCCAGAGATCATTAGAGAGCGCTTTCAGAAGATGTATATACTAGGATGTACCCAACCACCATTGTACCCCTAGCGACAGAAACAAATTCTACACATCTCCTGGCGGCCAACAATCAAGATTCACAACAGTGTCAAACTCTTCAGGGTCGAAGTGGAAATCCTCGATCGGAAACCCCCAAGCTTCAGCAACCCTTTCATCTGGGTGATACGCAGGGATCGCTCGAGAGTGCCATTCAGCGGTAATAGGGTCCGAGTCGGGTTGGAAGGAAAAATTCAGCCGTGTGCTATGCTCAAGATGAAATTTAATAGACTTTAACCGGGGCATGTGTCGTGCTGCGTGGCCCATAGATGTGAAAAAGCGATGATATTCCTCATCGTCGACCATCTTTCGGCTTGCGTATCCGCGGTCATAGTCCCAGATCACGTCATCCGGGCTACTTATCTCCTCGTCTGGTTCATCTAATCCGGCTTGCTCTTCGGGTGTGGGTAAGGCTAGCCATTTACCTGGGGTTTGGAATGCATGGTTAGTGTAGGGAGGGGAACGGAGAGGATATTCCATACCTGAAGGGAGAAATGGGGGGACATCGTTTAGCTCTATAATTGTTAGGTTGGGCCATTGCAGCGTTCCACTATTTGGTAGTGGGGGACCAGCTTTATCCAGAGGCCATAGAAAGTCTGAAGACAGAGACGTATTATATAGCTTTAGCTCCTGAAGGACAGTGCTTAAAGCTCGCAGATTAAT includes the following:
- the vac8 gene encoding protein anchor VAC8 (armadillo repeat protein VAC8 required for vacuole fusion, inheritance and cytosol-to-vacuole protein targeting), translating into MSGIASACLSCLSTVDRWCHITACLGPIGGRSRDGIYETTLADNEREAVSDLLGYLENRAETDFFRGEPLSALSTLVYSDNVDLQRSASLTFAEITERDVREVDRDTLEPILFLLQSSDIEVQRAASAALGNLAVNADNKVLIVALGGLAPLIRQMMSPNVEVQCNAVGCITNLATHEDNKAKIARSGALGPLIRLAKSKDMRVQRNATGALLNMTHSDDNRQQLVNAGAIPVLVQLLSSSDVDVQYYCTTALSNIAVDASNRKRLAQTESRLVQSLVHLMDSSTPKVQCQAALALRNLASDEKYQLEIVRAKGLPPLLRLLQSSYLPLILSAVACIRNISIHPLNESPIIDAGFLKPLVDLLGSTDNEEIQCHAISTLRNLAASSDRNKELVLQAGAVQKCKDLVLKVPLSVQSEMTAAIAVLALSDELKPHLLNLGVFDVLIPLTESESIEVQGNSAAALGNLSSKVGDYSIFVRDWADPNGGIHGYLKRFLASGDPTFQHIAIWTLLQLLESEDKRLISYIAKSDDVVHMVKSISDKNIESDEEDQEDGEGEVIALARRCLEFLGNGPRQTLVEA